In Lysinibacillus sp. FSL M8-0337, the following proteins share a genomic window:
- a CDS encoding aldehyde dehydrogenase family protein, which yields MNTLKDYQNVINGKVIPSSSGNKMDSYNPATGKVWATIPCSTVEDVDATVHAARTALPDWSALPASERADYLRRIGDAIAQYGDELAELETKDNGWVIRETKYGLMPVLANMWYDAAAAAIHVGSKGETVQLGPNTIGFTIREPFGVVVGIIPWNSALWTFTVKAAAALAGGNTVIIKPSELAAAAPLRYGEILQSILPPGVLNVISGTGAEVGDALVRHPNVNKVSLTGSGRTAQAIAQSTAQNPKSMVLELGGKSPNIVFEDADLAKAANGVTVNGIFTGNAGQLCVGGSRILIQRSILNQMIALMKEEIATHIQLGDTLNMQTPMGPVANEMQYKKVCSYIELGQQEGGEILIGGRFGGANLLPGQDTLAEGYWIEPTLIKVEGNNLHVCQEEIFGPVAVVIPFDTEEEALAIANDTEYGLGAGIWTSDLNRAHRMIRAIESGNVWVNTYRIVGTELPFGGQKASGFGTDSVREFTREKTCYIQIG from the coding sequence ATGAATACTTTGAAAGACTATCAAAATGTCATTAATGGGAAAGTCATTCCATCATCTTCAGGTAATAAAATGGATAGCTATAATCCAGCAACAGGTAAGGTTTGGGCGACCATTCCTTGTAGCACGGTTGAAGATGTAGACGCGACAGTGCATGCCGCTCGAACAGCCCTGCCAGATTGGTCAGCTCTTCCTGCTAGTGAAAGAGCCGATTATTTACGACGTATTGGTGATGCCATTGCCCAATATGGAGATGAATTGGCTGAACTGGAAACAAAAGATAATGGCTGGGTAATACGAGAAACGAAGTACGGACTTATGCCGGTACTCGCAAATATGTGGTATGATGCGGCCGCTGCTGCTATTCATGTAGGGAGTAAAGGGGAAACCGTGCAACTTGGGCCGAATACAATAGGGTTTACAATACGGGAACCTTTTGGCGTTGTCGTCGGCATTATTCCTTGGAATTCAGCTTTATGGACATTTACGGTGAAAGCCGCGGCTGCCCTTGCAGGTGGAAACACGGTTATTATTAAACCATCGGAGTTGGCAGCAGCAGCCCCGCTTCGCTACGGTGAAATTCTTCAAAGTATCTTACCTCCAGGCGTCTTAAATGTTATTTCGGGTACAGGTGCGGAAGTAGGCGATGCGCTTGTACGACATCCAAACGTGAACAAAGTGAGTTTAACAGGATCGGGAAGAACGGCGCAGGCAATCGCGCAGTCCACTGCACAAAACCCTAAGTCGATGGTTTTAGAATTAGGTGGGAAGTCACCTAATATTGTTTTCGAGGATGCAGATTTAGCGAAAGCAGCCAATGGTGTCACGGTCAATGGGATTTTCACCGGTAATGCAGGGCAACTTTGCGTTGGCGGTTCTCGGATTTTAATTCAACGTTCTATTTTAAATCAAATGATTGCTTTGATGAAAGAGGAAATCGCTACGCATATTCAGTTGGGCGATACCTTAAACATGCAAACACCTATGGGACCCGTTGCCAATGAGATGCAATATAAAAAAGTTTGTTCGTATATTGAGCTTGGGCAACAAGAAGGCGGAGAAATCCTTATTGGTGGACGCTTCGGAGGTGCTAACTTATTACCAGGTCAAGATACATTGGCGGAAGGCTATTGGATTGAACCGACCTTAATCAAAGTAGAGGGTAATAACTTACATGTATGCCAAGAAGAAATTTTCGGACCCGTTGCCGTGGTAATCCCATTTGATACGGAAGAAGAAGCACTGGCGATTGCAAATGATACAGAATACGGATTAGGAGCTGGTATTTGGACATCCGATTTAAATCGTGCACATCGCATGATTCGCGCAATCGAATCAGGCAATGTTTGGGTCAATACGTACCGAATCGTTGGCACAGAATTACCATTTGGCGGTCAAAAAGCGAGCGGTTTTGGGACAGACTCTGTACGCGAATTTACACGAGAAAAAACGTGTTATATCCAAATTGGCTAG
- a CDS encoding acyl-CoA dehydrogenase family protein, protein MDFSLNQEQEMFRSYVRKYLDDVGQTKVAREFTEGNTSSFQKLYAGLAELGCTSVNVSEAYGGMGLGQLDLVPILEETGRALLPGLFLETNALVVPLLEQFGTAQQKAKYLSAIASGDHTFTVAWLEPGGNYKPSNVQVHGSLEGDVLTLNGEKTLVPDAELANSLLVLVRTAEGQDKQGISLVIVDCDEASMQIQCQKNMDETRLLAEVTFHNVQVSSQQIVGTVHQGWDALQESLLSFNAALCSTIVGSVEKIVETAVEYATIREQFNQPIGRFQAIKHRLVDMKMDLETARSLAYYANWAIESNAEDKVEAVSSARLFATEAFIKVASQSIQIHGGIGFTEEIDCHLYVKRARFYENYLGSTQQYYEQTAVALGW, encoded by the coding sequence ATGGATTTTTCGTTAAATCAAGAACAAGAAATGTTTCGAAGTTATGTACGCAAATATTTAGATGATGTCGGTCAAACAAAAGTGGCACGTGAGTTTACCGAAGGCAACACTAGTTCATTTCAGAAGCTGTATGCTGGCTTAGCTGAGCTAGGCTGTACGAGTGTCAATGTGTCTGAAGCGTATGGCGGTATGGGGCTAGGTCAGTTAGATTTAGTGCCTATTCTAGAAGAGACGGGTCGCGCATTGCTACCAGGGTTATTTTTAGAAACAAACGCTTTAGTTGTACCATTATTGGAGCAATTCGGTACAGCGCAGCAAAAAGCGAAATACTTATCAGCAATTGCGAGTGGCGACCATACGTTTACAGTGGCATGGTTGGAGCCTGGCGGTAACTACAAGCCTTCTAATGTGCAAGTACATGGCTCATTAGAAGGAGACGTTCTTACGTTAAATGGGGAGAAAACGTTAGTGCCTGATGCAGAGCTAGCAAATAGCTTGCTTGTTCTAGTGCGAACGGCAGAAGGGCAAGACAAGCAAGGAATATCGCTTGTAATCGTTGATTGTGATGAGGCGTCTATGCAAATACAATGCCAAAAAAATATGGATGAAACACGGTTGCTTGCAGAAGTGACGTTTCATAATGTGCAAGTATCCAGTCAGCAAATTGTGGGCACTGTTCATCAAGGATGGGACGCATTGCAAGAAAGTCTATTATCATTTAATGCAGCGCTTTGTTCTACTATTGTTGGCAGTGTAGAAAAAATTGTAGAAACGGCAGTTGAATATGCCACGATTCGGGAGCAGTTTAACCAACCAATCGGCAGATTTCAAGCGATTAAACATCGCTTAGTCGATATGAAAATGGATTTAGAAACAGCTCGTTCATTAGCTTATTATGCAAACTGGGCAATAGAAAGTAATGCGGAAGATAAAGTTGAAGCGGTTTCAAGTGCGCGCTTATTTGCAACGGAAGCATTTATAAAAGTTGCATCTCAAAGCATTCAAATTCATGGTGGCATCGGCTTTACAGAAGAAATTGATTGTCATCTTTATGTGAAAAGAGCGCGTTTCTATGAAAATTACCTTGGCAGTACACAGCAATATTATGAGCAGACAGCAGTGGCATTAGGTTGGTAG
- a CDS encoding acyl-CoA dehydrogenase family protein gives MDFSFTEKEEQFRQELRTWLAANLPDGWLQGNVQLDKESKAYELFLRDWQKKLYEGGWAAIAWPKEYGGRNATLMEEIVYQQEMVRVKAPPLINYVGLHMVAPTLMQIGSQQQKDKYIEKIITGEEVWCQGYSEPNAGSDVAAIQTTAVKDGDRWIINGQKVWTSFGHVADRCFLITRTSRLEKKHKGITVFLLDMHQPGVETRPIVSMDGQKDFNEVYLNDAVAYDAEIIGQVDEGWNVIIALLMHERTGIGGQVFTLEQQFHDLVALAKDLNDDDEPLIKNPFIRKTMVDLYTRSRGSLLNYYRNLTKQLKNGHPGAESSMDKLLVSELTKELFAQAISMQGHHGILWKENALIDRSYWQDNYLYSFGQTIGGGTSEIQKNTIAERILGLPKDMGR, from the coding sequence ATGGATTTTTCATTTACGGAAAAGGAAGAACAATTTCGTCAAGAGTTAAGAACGTGGTTGGCAGCGAACTTACCTGATGGATGGTTGCAAGGAAATGTACAGCTAGATAAAGAATCGAAAGCATACGAGTTATTTTTACGAGATTGGCAAAAGAAACTGTATGAAGGTGGTTGGGCTGCTATTGCCTGGCCTAAAGAATACGGTGGCCGCAATGCGACATTGATGGAAGAAATTGTTTATCAACAAGAAATGGTACGGGTGAAAGCGCCACCGTTAATTAATTATGTGGGGCTCCATATGGTTGCGCCGACTTTAATGCAAATCGGTTCACAACAACAAAAAGACAAATACATTGAAAAGATTATTACGGGGGAAGAAGTTTGGTGCCAAGGCTATTCAGAGCCAAATGCAGGTTCAGATGTAGCCGCTATTCAAACAACTGCTGTAAAAGATGGGGATCGTTGGATTATTAATGGGCAAAAGGTTTGGACGAGTTTCGGTCACGTGGCGGATCGTTGCTTTTTAATTACAAGAACGAGCCGATTGGAGAAAAAACATAAAGGCATTACGGTGTTTTTGTTAGATATGCATCAACCAGGGGTAGAAACGCGACCAATTGTTTCAATGGATGGTCAAAAAGATTTTAATGAAGTGTATTTAAATGATGCAGTCGCTTACGATGCCGAAATTATCGGTCAAGTAGATGAAGGCTGGAACGTTATCATTGCACTCTTGATGCATGAAAGAACGGGAATTGGTGGTCAAGTATTTACGTTAGAACAACAATTTCATGATTTAGTGGCATTAGCGAAGGACTTAAATGATGATGATGAGCCACTGATCAAAAATCCATTTATTCGAAAAACAATGGTGGACTTGTATACTCGTTCTCGTGGTTCCCTGTTAAATTATTATCGTAATTTAACGAAGCAATTAAAAAATGGTCATCCTGGTGCAGAAAGCTCGATGGATAAGCTGCTTGTAAGTGAATTGACGAAAGAACTGTTTGCTCAAGCCATTTCGATGCAAGGTCATCACGGCATCTTATGGAAAGAAAATGCATTGATTGATCGCTCCTATTGGCAGGACAATTATTTATACTCTTTCGGTCAGACGATTGGTGGGGGCACAAGTGAAATACAAAAGAATACCATTGCTGAAAGAATACTAGGTTTACCAAAGGATATGGGTCGATAA
- a CDS encoding OB-fold domain-containing protein has translation MYQKPIPLKTQDNQPYWDAADRHALMLQKCATCNAYNHPPGPACAKCGSTALNWESQGCHITGTIYSYVVSYRPFLPGFQDDLPTIIAVVQLDHLQAVKIIGNVLDCPPEVIKIGMPVKMIWQDITEDRALPQWIQA, from the coding sequence ATGTATCAAAAACCAATTCCACTGAAAACACAAGATAATCAACCATATTGGGATGCGGCGGATCGTCATGCGTTAATGCTACAAAAATGTGCAACATGCAATGCCTATAACCACCCGCCAGGTCCAGCTTGTGCAAAATGCGGGTCCACTGCACTGAACTGGGAAAGCCAAGGTTGTCATATTACAGGAACAATTTATTCCTATGTAGTGTCCTATAGACCTTTCCTGCCGGGCTTTCAAGACGATTTGCCGACGATTATTGCGGTCGTACAGTTAGACCATTTACAAGCGGTTAAGATAATCGGCAATGTGCTAGATTGTCCACCAGAGGTAATAAAAATCGGCATGCCTGTGAAAATGATATGGCAAGATATTACGGAAGATCGTGCGCTTCCTCAATGGATACAAGCTTAA
- a CDS encoding thiolase — translation MATIKDRYAIVGVGESERSKNSGTTPLHLALDAARAALKDAGLEAREIDGFMSYSENDSCTSHQLATYLGVRPKYVKDIMGGGSSTEMLIADAIGLIETGQVNTVLIYRAMNGRSGVRMGGGGWDVNMLQGAMDGGSFFIPYGAGGPGQWFGLFATRHMQQTGITQEHLGHVCVSFYEHAQRNPKAFFYGKPLSMEEYLKTPHLSYPFTKHDFCLESDEANAIIVTSAEKAKDCKSKPVYIMGIEARRTVSHAHYWTNLDEVASDFVAPSLYKKAGVTPQDIQVASIYDCFSWVVLRQLEAYGFVARGEVGDFVASGNLKMGGKLPTNTAGGMLSEGYTHGMNNVLEIVRQIRHDYQGTDRQVKNCEIGICTGWSGPDIAGAMILRN, via the coding sequence ATGGCTACTATTAAAGATCGCTATGCCATTGTGGGGGTAGGCGAAAGTGAACGTTCAAAAAATTCTGGTACAACACCTTTACATTTAGCATTAGACGCTGCACGAGCTGCATTAAAAGATGCAGGTTTAGAAGCGCGAGAAATTGATGGTTTTATGAGCTACTCGGAAAATGATTCTTGTACGTCCCATCAATTAGCAACCTATTTAGGAGTACGACCAAAATATGTAAAAGATATTATGGGCGGCGGCAGCAGTACAGAGATGTTAATTGCGGATGCCATTGGCTTAATTGAAACAGGTCAGGTCAATACCGTTTTAATCTATCGTGCGATGAATGGTCGTTCTGGCGTTCGTATGGGCGGCGGTGGCTGGGATGTCAATATGCTACAAGGTGCGATGGATGGCGGAAGCTTTTTTATTCCGTATGGAGCTGGTGGACCAGGGCAATGGTTCGGTTTATTTGCCACACGTCATATGCAACAAACTGGCATTACACAAGAACATTTAGGGCATGTCTGTGTAAGCTTTTATGAACATGCTCAACGCAATCCGAAAGCGTTCTTCTATGGGAAACCTTTATCAATGGAAGAGTATTTAAAAACACCTCATTTAAGCTATCCATTCACGAAACATGATTTTTGCCTAGAATCAGATGAAGCCAATGCGATTATCGTCACATCCGCTGAAAAAGCAAAGGATTGCAAGTCAAAACCTGTCTATATTATGGGCATTGAAGCGAGACGCACGGTATCACATGCGCATTATTGGACGAATTTAGATGAAGTGGCATCTGACTTTGTAGCGCCTTCTCTTTATAAAAAAGCTGGGGTGACACCACAAGATATTCAGGTCGCTTCAATTTATGATTGCTTTAGTTGGGTTGTATTACGGCAGTTAGAAGCATATGGCTTTGTAGCACGTGGCGAAGTAGGTGATTTCGTTGCCAGTGGCAACCTAAAAATGGGAGGGAAGCTACCAACGAATACAGCAGGCGGCATGCTTTCAGAAGGCTATACACATGGTATGAACAATGTGCTGGAAATTGTTCGTCAAATTCGTCATGACTATCAAGGAACAGATAGACAGGTGAAAAATTGTGAAATCGGTATTTGTACTGGTTGGTCTGGTCCTGATATTGCAGGGGCAATGATTTTAAGAAACTAG
- a CDS encoding MaoC/PaaZ C-terminal domain-containing protein, protein MLQFKELQQGQKLEPLVKPAVTKVQLVKYAGASGDFNPLHTDDAFAQSIGMPGVIAHGMLVMGFLGQYVMELAGTSATLTNFNMRFGAMTRPGDEITCLASVKKIYQEQAKQFVDLDLYAEKAPGKIVGFGEATLQLIEL, encoded by the coding sequence ATGCTTCAATTCAAAGAATTACAACAAGGACAAAAGCTGGAACCACTTGTAAAGCCTGCTGTTACAAAAGTTCAGCTTGTCAAGTATGCGGGTGCATCAGGGGATTTTAATCCTTTACATACGGATGATGCATTTGCTCAAAGTATTGGAATGCCTGGCGTGATTGCACATGGAATGCTTGTCATGGGCTTTCTTGGTCAATACGTTATGGAACTTGCTGGTACATCTGCTACGCTCACGAATTTTAACATGCGTTTTGGTGCGATGACGAGACCTGGTGATGAAATTACCTGCTTGGCTAGCGTTAAAAAAATTTACCAAGAACAAGCAAAACAATTCGTTGATTTGGATTTGTATGCAGAGAAAGCACCAGGGAAAATTGTAGGGTTTGGTGAAGCGACATTACAACTGATTGAACTATAG
- a CDS encoding MaoC family dehydratase N-terminal domain-containing protein, with protein sequence MELDQRLIGLTGPHYVFEVEKRHIRQFAEAIGDPNPLYVDEAFAKSSIYGGIIAPPSFPVAIGADSGQGINLPLDYSRMLHGEQEFIYQRPIRSGDRLHCQMKVTNVYEKEGKNGPMQFLVMDTEMKDENGELVVISRTNIIYRALASAKA encoded by the coding sequence ATGGAACTAGATCAACGTTTAATTGGTTTAACAGGACCACACTATGTTTTTGAAGTAGAAAAAAGGCATATTCGACAGTTTGCAGAAGCTATCGGCGATCCAAATCCATTATACGTAGATGAAGCCTTTGCTAAATCAAGCATTTACGGGGGTATTATTGCGCCCCCGAGCTTTCCAGTTGCGATTGGTGCTGACAGTGGACAGGGCATTAACTTGCCATTGGATTATAGTCGCATGCTACATGGTGAGCAAGAGTTTATTTATCAGCGTCCAATTCGCTCTGGGGATCGTTTGCATTGTCAAATGAAGGTAACAAACGTCTACGAGAAAGAAGGAAAAAATGGACCGATGCAGTTTTTAGTAATGGATACAGAAATGAAAGATGAAAACGGGGAGCTTGTCGTAATTAGTCGCACCAATATCATTTATCGCGCATTAGCCAGTGCTAAAGCATAA
- a CDS encoding acetate--CoA ligase family protein produces MKKELKAYESLEPLFNPKSVAVLGASTNPYKIGYIQLKALIDGGFKGDIYPINPKASEIEGLPCYPSITAVPDEVDLAIFCVGAEHIQDNLQVCAKKKVKAAIIFASGFAEIGEEGVMLQQDLATIAKEHGIRIIGPNCVGLVNTTNGMIGTFSPAILAVPLHEDKAVGYVSQSGAFGVLTYMAAAQKGLSFNYFASVGNEMETEFSDVVEYMIHDPKTKVITGYLEGAKDIKKLRRLAKEALNRKKPIALMKTGRSTAGSRAAASHTGSLAGSDLIYDAFFRQSGIVRVDDYEDIITFSKLFLSNRLPQGKNTVLITSSGGRGINEADRCEGLGLNIIPLSEKTKTEIKKHIPSFGSASNPIDLTAAASVTNPELYIAPLRALIADPEVHNIILTEFPLYWEADNPYLQEFIELCKNSDKFVFITTFPLDGMSVPKGKETLEKNGIPVIPGDLNPIKGLAKLVEYSESYRKHQQKMRQQEDTTIKRIDIAHIRGTTLSEAQATDILDVYGIPTTKRTVATTAEEAVQFANAIGYPVVLKVDSADIPHKTEADAIRLNVQSANEVMKAFTEIYHNAKTYKADAQINGIAVQEMLPEGTEVIIGATKDPNFGPVVMFGLGGIFVEVFKDISFRVAPLSRADAVEMIEEVKGKALLKGARGKAHSDIEAIIDVLLKVSQLVTENEAVIEELDINPLIVYEDGVKAADAMIVINKDLIEKSVVGR; encoded by the coding sequence ATGAAGAAAGAATTGAAAGCTTATGAATCGCTAGAACCTTTGTTTAATCCAAAGTCTGTGGCAGTACTGGGCGCCTCTACCAATCCATATAAAATTGGCTATATTCAATTGAAAGCGCTAATAGATGGTGGATTTAAGGGAGACATTTATCCAATTAATCCGAAAGCTAGTGAAATAGAAGGTCTGCCATGCTACCCTTCGATCACAGCTGTGCCCGATGAAGTAGATTTAGCCATATTTTGTGTAGGGGCAGAGCACATTCAGGATAATCTCCAAGTATGTGCCAAAAAGAAAGTGAAAGCTGCCATTATTTTCGCATCTGGTTTCGCTGAAATTGGTGAAGAAGGGGTCATGTTACAACAAGATTTAGCGACCATTGCGAAAGAACATGGCATTCGTATTATTGGCCCGAACTGTGTAGGGCTAGTGAACACAACGAATGGTATGATTGGCACATTTTCACCAGCGATTTTGGCAGTGCCATTGCATGAAGATAAAGCAGTGGGCTACGTTTCGCAAAGTGGGGCATTTGGCGTTTTAACGTATATGGCCGCTGCACAAAAAGGGTTAAGCTTTAATTATTTTGCAAGTGTCGGCAACGAAATGGAAACAGAATTTTCGGATGTAGTGGAATATATGATTCATGATCCCAAAACAAAAGTGATTACAGGCTATTTAGAAGGGGCCAAAGATATTAAGAAGCTTCGACGTTTAGCAAAAGAAGCGCTGAATCGCAAAAAGCCAATCGCGTTAATGAAAACGGGCAGAAGTACAGCTGGCAGTAGAGCAGCCGCTTCACATACAGGCTCCTTAGCTGGTTCAGATTTAATTTATGATGCATTTTTTAGACAAAGTGGCATTGTCAGAGTCGATGATTATGAAGATATTATTACTTTTTCAAAATTATTTTTATCCAATCGACTACCACAAGGAAAAAATACGGTGTTAATTACTAGTTCTGGTGGACGGGGCATTAACGAAGCAGATCGCTGCGAAGGTTTAGGCTTAAACATTATACCACTAAGTGAAAAGACGAAGACAGAGATTAAAAAGCACATTCCTTCTTTCGGAAGTGCCAGCAATCCAATCGACTTAACGGCAGCCGCTTCAGTAACCAATCCCGAGCTGTATATCGCGCCATTACGCGCACTCATTGCTGATCCAGAAGTGCATAATATTATTTTAACGGAATTTCCATTGTACTGGGAGGCGGATAATCCATACCTTCAGGAGTTTATTGAGCTATGTAAAAACTCCGATAAATTCGTTTTTATTACAACATTCCCATTGGACGGTATGTCTGTTCCTAAAGGGAAAGAGACGCTTGAGAAAAATGGCATTCCCGTTATACCAGGTGATTTAAATCCAATTAAAGGTTTAGCGAAGCTTGTGGAATATAGCGAAAGTTATCGAAAGCATCAGCAAAAAATGCGCCAACAGGAGGACACGACAATCAAGCGGATAGACATTGCACATATCCGTGGAACAACACTAAGCGAAGCACAAGCGACTGACATACTAGATGTCTATGGCATTCCAACAACGAAACGTACGGTGGCTACTACGGCAGAGGAAGCGGTCCAATTTGCCAATGCCATTGGATATCCCGTTGTCTTAAAAGTCGATTCAGCAGATATCCCTCATAAAACAGAAGCCGATGCTATTCGTCTTAATGTACAATCAGCGAACGAAGTAATGAAAGCGTTTACTGAGATTTATCACAATGCGAAAACCTATAAAGCAGATGCGCAGATCAATGGCATTGCCGTACAAGAAATGCTACCAGAAGGAACAGAGGTGATTATTGGCGCGACAAAAGACCCGAATTTCGGTCCTGTCGTTATGTTTGGATTAGGCGGTATTTTTGTTGAAGTCTTTAAAGATATTTCATTTAGGGTAGCACCACTATCGAGAGCCGATGCCGTTGAAATGATTGAAGAAGTAAAAGGGAAAGCGCTTTTAAAAGGGGCTCGTGGCAAAGCGCATAGTGATATCGAAGCCATTATTGATGTCTTACTCAAGGTATCACAGCTTGTTACCGAAAATGAAGCGGTGATAGAAGAATTAGACATAAATCCATTAATTGTTTACGAAGACGGTGTAAAGGCGGCTGATGCGATGATTGTCATCAATAAAGATTTAATAGAAAAGTCAGTAGTCGGGAGGTAA